The Cellulophaga sp. L1A9 genome window below encodes:
- a CDS encoding aldehyde dehydrogenase family protein gives MKTYKVSINGELKASTNTFEVKNPATDEVIGYAPISNEGEVKEAIAAAKAAQKDWAAQSDEYRKGKLMEAAKVLEDNTEYLAQWITKEQGKAMAGPGSMFEMQACVGWTQVPASLDLPVEVVFEDEARRDELHRKPVGVVGAIAPWNWPLMIAIWQIMPSLRAGNTVVIKPSEYTTIGTLEMVRLLNTVLPAGVLNSISGGGKVGAMLVESKDVDKIMFTGSTSTARKIIEASGNNMARLTLECGGNDPAIILPGTDMTSKAGDLFWGAFINQGQTCACAKRLYVHENDYENVINILNDVSGQMAMGNGMDEGVLLGPIQNKMQFDKVVDLVEDAKANGARVIRGGKATGGAGYFYPITLIADVDNGSRIVDEEQFGPVLPIIKYKTVEEAIQKANDTRTGLGASVWSDNIDEATKVAQQIESGTVWINQHGAIHPMVPFGGVKDSGYGVEFGIEGLKSVTQPRVISIKK, from the coding sequence ATGAAAACGTATAAAGTTAGTATTAATGGAGAGCTAAAAGCAAGCACGAACACCTTTGAAGTAAAGAATCCAGCAACAGATGAAGTGATTGGTTATGCACCGATTTCGAATGAAGGAGAAGTAAAAGAAGCAATCGCTGCTGCCAAAGCTGCACAAAAAGACTGGGCTGCGCAATCGGATGAATATAGAAAAGGCAAGCTTATGGAAGCTGCCAAGGTTTTAGAAGATAACACCGAATACTTAGCACAATGGATAACCAAAGAACAAGGTAAGGCCATGGCCGGTCCAGGTTCTATGTTTGAAATGCAAGCCTGTGTGGGTTGGACACAAGTACCAGCATCATTGGATTTACCGGTTGAAGTAGTCTTTGAAGACGAAGCTAGAAGGGATGAGCTACATAGAAAACCAGTAGGCGTTGTAGGTGCCATTGCACCTTGGAACTGGCCTTTAATGATTGCCATTTGGCAAATTATGCCATCACTTCGTGCAGGGAATACCGTGGTAATCAAACCTTCGGAGTATACCACTATTGGTACTTTAGAAATGGTTCGTTTGCTAAATACGGTCCTTCCAGCAGGGGTATTAAATTCTATATCTGGTGGCGGTAAAGTAGGGGCCATGTTAGTTGAAAGTAAAGACGTAGATAAAATAATGTTTACAGGCTCTACCAGTACAGCACGAAAAATCATTGAGGCATCAGGAAATAACATGGCCAGATTGACTCTGGAATGTGGAGGTAACGACCCAGCTATTATTTTGCCAGGAACAGATATGACTTCTAAAGCTGGAGATTTATTCTGGGGAGCTTTCATAAATCAGGGACAAACTTGTGCATGCGCTAAAAGACTTTACGTACATGAAAATGACTATGAAAACGTAATCAATATACTTAATGATGTCAGTGGGCAAATGGCTATGGGTAATGGTATGGATGAAGGTGTGTTGTTAGGACCTATTCAGAATAAAATGCAATTTGACAAAGTAGTTGATTTGGTGGAAGATGCCAAGGCAAATGGAGCACGTGTTATTCGTGGCGGAAAAGCCACAGGTGGCGCAGGCTATTTTTATCCTATTACACTAATAGCTGATGTAGATAATGGTTCTCGTATTGTTGATGAAGAACAATTTGGACCAGTGTTACCAATTATTAAATATAAAACTGTTGAGGAAGCTATACAAAAAGCTAACGATACTCGAACTGGTTTGGGTGCCTCTGTATGGAGCGATAATATAGACGAAGCCACCAAAGTAGCCCAACAAATAGAATCTGGTACGGTATGGATCAACCAACATGGTGCAATACACCCAATGGTTCCATTTGGAGGAGTTAAAGATTCTGGTTACGGAGTTGAGTTTGGTATTGAGGGTTTAAAATCGGTAACACAACCAAGGGTTATCAGCATTAAAAAATAA